The DNA sequence TTTCtagataaaatcttagaaaaatcataacttctccgtttcaactccgattttcgtgatctttacgtctgcgaaatcgtagcgatgcgtagaatcattttgtcggcgtctagactcgtggtctaggcactaacaaatataagtctgcgtgactgaccaagcttggatggtgatgcaagtgagacacagagggtttatgctggttcgggccaagaacgccctacgtccagtgtggctgTGGATTCTGTAtgaccttgcacccaaaggtgcttgcagtagggggtacaagctggttgcgagagagggctaagtcccaggtctcggcttggagtggacagagtgcgggctgctgctctgtgaaagagtgtTGCGTGTGTGAACCTTCTGAACTTATCCTTAGTTGTGAACtccggctccccttttatagcctcaagggaaggccgggtatttacatgagtagatgtCTTTTATTGAATGGTGAAACCACAGTTCCGACCATGTTgaggctggtccatctcgtccttgagggatggttgacggcatggctattcctgtggagggttaccgagccctgtaggggtcgcgggggtcggatcgccagcACTGCTTCACATCTCGTCAATAGTGGGAAAAGACCCcaaatagtggtgctgatttacctctcccattccctttctactgtgcggCTGTACGctgcagtgaaagaggtaagggcacATAGTGAAAAGGTGATGCTGCAgtgcccagggtggttggaatagttgtcgccttgccctgctgcggtatggaAGCCAACGCGTCTGTCATGTCGTAGGTACGGGTGCCgtgcggtggaagtcttgctgcccaggcggagtggggtccggtgcccgagcctggacggggtcgggcgagttggaacttgcgtccgaggccctgaggggtcgggcgagtcggaacttgcgtccgaggccctgaggggtcgggcgagtcggaacttgcgtccgaggccctgagggttgTGGTTAGTATGTTTTTTTTTGCGTTTttcattgctctgatttgggtatcccttattatggtacccaacagtagcccccgagcctctgaaggggtgaggtcacctcttTAGAGGTTCTTTCCCCAGGGACTGTAGTTGACTAGGAGCCTTTTATTTTTCTCcggggggtgcgcgcgagcgcacccgccgggtgtagcccccgagccttttggaggaatggtgttattccttcaaaggctttcaccCTATGACAACTATAGTCTGGAGTGTTTTaagggataggttgcgtgttctttacacgtagtgccggttcccatggtgcgaggaagcccccgagccctttccccgcaagggtcgatcaggttctttctcgtcttgtaattacgtccctcattcttcctttcgctcggaggaggggtgggtcgtgccgtactaccctcgatgggcgagtgacgacgtttcccgggagctgcaggcgggtagatccgagtggatgtccgagtcccgttcgataggggtcggctagtggccttatgggcacatctcaaaaagtacccgaAGGCAGTCAcagtggatgtcggaaccgttcgttaggttccgagggctcgatgcctccctcgatgggatcccactcacgtgacacccgcatgggtctcggatatgactgtaaagatgcgccgactccctgttgggctcggaccttggcctctattgtgctcatcttcagtcatccctcactcagttatcctgaggcgactgttcgaacctgtgtcgcaggtcagtcttgcaacctctggaacgtaggtggccatggcctggggattttgggcctcgaaaggcttttttttttcaaattcatTTTGTAGCGTCGGGGTCGGGCAAGACGGAATTTGTGCCAGACGGGAAACCGTCTTGCAGTTTTTGCTCGGGGTCGTGATggagtcgggcgagacggaatcttgCGCCCGACGGAGACCTCCCTGCGACGCTTGGTCCgcggggggtcgggcgccgcgtcccctggaaggaaccgccctgacataacttttcagggcgcttcttttgaggcgcggcgcgcggggactcgaaacggccgtgccgtCTCGCGCCGGCTGGATGGGACGTTTCGCCTGTgaaattaatgcgcgcgtgcggcgggcgcgggaatcggagggagttggcgcttcgagtttttcacctgagtgggcgactgttgctctctctctctctcgcttggCCTTCCTCGCAGGGGCGTGGTCGTGGCTCGCCCCTCCTATAAAAGCGGCCGTTGGGGGCTTGATTTCTTTCCTCTCGCTCCTGCGCCACAAAGCCTCTGCCTCCCACTCTTTCTTCGGCCATCTCTTCCATCTCCACCGCGCAGACTCTCCTCTTCCATCcgaagccatggccggcgtcgaggcgtggccgcccagcaatgtgaccaagtccgcgctggaggcgcgCGTGAAGGCCGGGATCCTTCGTCCCCTCAAGGACGTCGGGttcccggagtggatcgttccctcggcgaacgacagggagccaaacccgccgccgggctatgtggtgtgcttcctgtcgttcttagaccgggggttcggggtTCCGCCCGGTCGCCTGATCAGGGCCatcctccactactacgaggtggagctgcacaacctgaatcccaactcggtgatgcaggccgctGTCTTCGCCACAGTTTGTgaggggttcctgggggttcctgtcaattggaacctctggcttcacctcttcaaggcggacaTGTCGACCCGTTACGTGGGGAAGGAGAAGATCCCCCTGCGAGCCGGcggctgcacgctgcagcttcgtcagcagCGGTCCGGATTGTACATCTGGAGTTCGATGCCGTCGtcaaaccgggggtggcagagcgcatggttctacctccggaatgacGGCGATCTCCTGCTGAAGTACACTGGGAGGATGGTGACAGAGGCCCCCCAGAAGTGGGTGTGGGGCGCTCcggccgaggagcagaagaggctcgccccgcttcttgcGGGGCTTCAGAAGCTGCGGGAGGCCCGAGTCACTGCGGCCACGGTGGCGGTAGCGTTCCATAAGAGGAGCctgcttccgctggcgcagcgtCGGGTACCCATGTTCGGGATGACCCGGGACGTCCCTTGGGAAGGGACGAGGATGTTAGCCGAGCCGATATCGGCTTCGGACATCGCCGCCCGGGTCGAGAAGACGACGCACCCGGAGATGAAGAAttcccgggtggtgccgatgcgccctgaaaagggctacatttcccTGGTAAGTATGGATTTTTTGCGCCTTCTTCTCGTTTTCTTCTTGCTTTTTCCTTGACTCCTGATCGTTCGCAGAGGATGGGGGTTGTCAAGGATTCCCCACCCCCTGTCCTAGAGGACAAGGAaatccgggccaagaatcgggcccggaacgaggagcagaagaaggccaaggaggacaagaaggccAAAGCAGCGCGAAAAGCGCAGCGgcgggagatctccgccaaAAATCAtcgtgaagccgagaaggcgggggtcgccccgccTTCGTCTCCTGGGGGTTGTCAAGGATTCCCCACCCCCTGTCCTAGAGGACAAGGAaatccgggccaagaatcgggcccggaatgaggagcagaagaaggccaaggaggacaagaaggccAAAGCAGCGCGAAAAGCGCAGCGgcgggagatctccgccaaAAATCAtcgtgaagccgagaaggcgggggtcgccccgccttcgtctcccgagacttcggtctcggagatagagggcgggggcggcgacgtcgactggctcgatgagctgatggaggaggacgacgcagTCCCTGCTGCCGGGGGGATCGAGGCCCCGGAGGGGTCAATGGCCCGAGGTGGGTCGGAGGCCCCCGAGGGGACCCAGGCGCCGGAGGGCGGGCAGCCCGTCCCCCACATCGTTGTGGAAGACGAGGACAGCGCCCCACGCGAGGATCCAGCCCCCGTGAGCCCCCAAGAGGGGGAGAAGGTGTCGGGGGCAGAGCTCGTGGAGCCCCCTCACCCAGTAGTGCCGGAGGGTCGGGCCGGGCCCACCCCAACGTCCGGGGCGGGGGCCAGTGCCCCCGTGGAGGTGTCGCAGGCCGAGGCCATCATGGCGCCTCCTGCGCCGTCGGCAGGCGAGGCAGGGGTCCAACCGACGGCCCCTGGCGCCGCGGGAGACCCCCAAGGAGCGCCGAGCTCCCGTAAGAAGTCTGCTCCTCGGGCGAGGTAGAGATAGGATTTCTGATCCTTCtgctgattttttgtttttctctttcttctaactTGATATTGTCCCTCCAGCCGTAAGCAAAAGGCGCCttcggtggcgctggcccccctgaaagccgtgaagaggggggctcagTCAACCCCTGGGTCGGCTAGGCCCGTGTCGCCGCCACCTCGACACGGGGGCGCCGAAGCGCCAAGGACCGGAGGGGACGGCCCTTGCCCCCGAGGCTGCGCCTCCTTCGGGAGATGCTGATCTATGGGGCGCGGGCCGACCTGCGCATACCGAGGGAGGCCGAGCCATCGTGGTGTCTAGCGCGGCGCCCGAGGCCCCCGCGGCAGGAGGGGAGGAAGGTGCcggatggggcaagagccccgtaatctggcccaaccttgacgatgccgaggggggagccagattcgttctggatgacccgtcagagaattacctctggcagggtctggacGCGTGTGGGCGCGCTGGTGTCGAGGCCCTTAACCGAGCTTCTCAGGTCGTGGGCCGTGACATGTTCAATCTGGCTCAGGTAAGATTTTCACCTGTGTTGTGAAGTAATTTTGTCCTTGCTTTGCGATATTAACTCCCCGTGTGACTTTCGATCTTATAGACGCTCAAGGCCACCTCCCTGGAGAAGTCAGTATTTCTCCGTAGGGAAAGGGATGCCAGGGCGTCCTTCGAGAACGAGAGGGCTGCCAGGGAGGCGGCAGAGGGAgagctcgcgaaggagtgcgagatttctgccgagcttcggcagaagtgctcggcactggccaccgaggctcgggaggcccgggataaggtcgcccccctggaggagaggattggGGTCCTCACCCAAGAGTCTGAGGCgcagaaggcggcggctgaggggtacaagggtgaggtcgctcggcttgaagctttgctcgccgaaaaagaccttGCCTTGAACCAAGCCCAGACCGACCTGTCCGGGGCCCTGAGCGAGGTGgcccgctggcatcagagctcggCGGAGCATGAGAGGCGTGCCGAGGGTAAGACTTGCGCCCTTTACCTCGGACTCCTTTATACTTTTTGAGTTTGCTTTTCTTAACTTTTTGCTTCTTACTCTATTTTTCAACCAGAATTGGggaggaaggtggtcgagacgTCCTCTGCTGCCGAGGCCCTACAAAGGTCCCTTGACGCCGAGGCTTCagaccgctcggctcttgaagccgtggtTACCTCGGCGTGTAAGGGGCTCGGGGTATCGGCGTCGGGGTCGTCGTTGCGCAGTCGGGTTGaagccctttactcccgggccggggagaggatgagggaggcactccacgccggggtgaagaaagccctggcggtggtgagctctcactatgccggcattgatttgccggcagtctgtgagggctacgttCTCCCGGATGATGAGactgaggcccaggaggaggagcagaggcTTGAGGACGCCGTGGCTGCCCCCGGAGATGCCTTGGCCACCTTCTTCGACGACGAGGCGGAGCTTCCCCCCCTCGGGGCTCAAGGACCTGAGTGGACAGGGCAGTAGGATTCttagtttatttttctttttgtgggtgttgaggCCGGTGGGCCGTGTaacatatatatgcaatgtttaATGTTGAATGCAGATATTTGTTTAATGGCTCTTTAagctgttttctttttccttataCCGATCCGACCTCGACAGCGTGAGGTCGGGTAAGTTCCTTGCGGTAACCAGAAACCCCAAGCCGAAGTCCTCTTCCTTTTTCCCTTAGTGGTTTTTTAGAAGTCCAATTCCGTCCCGCGGATCTAAGGTGAGTAGGAGCGGTCCCTTGCTCGTGAGCGCTGACCTTTCCTAGtgctcatgccttaagatttgCGGGGCGAGTTTCCGGTTTCCCTAAAACTTTCTAAGAGAAAAGGGGGAAAGGACCATGGGTCGGAGTTCTTTTAACTTGcgcgaaaaaaggaaaaaggtttGGAGCTGACACGGGGGGTTCCCCCCtaagtagcccccgagggagacTGGGACTCTGCTGGGCAGGTCCGAGGCTCCCTGACAAAAAAGGGCCATATAACTTAAATTTTCATTTATTCCTCCATGATGATGAACAATcgaaaaatttttacaaaagttctaggggtaaaagcgacgtagctgttctatatTCCATGCGTTTctgaagacctcccctgcttcattggcgagcttgtaagTGCCGGGTCGGAGAACCTCGGCCATgacgaaaggtccttcccaggggggtgtgagcttgtgacgacccttgttgctttgTCTGAGCCTTAGCACCAAGTCGCTGACTTGAAATGCTCGGCCTCGGATTCGTCGTgcgtggtatcggcggagggcctgctggtatttggcagagtgtaggagggctacatccctggcttcatccagctggtccagcgcgtcttcttggaatgttttgccgctattttcgtcgtaggcttgtaccctcAGGGACCCGTACTCCAGATCAGTAGGGAGGACAGCTTTCgacccgtagaccatgaagaacggggtgaagcctgtggctcggcttcgggaggttctcagactccagacgacggccggtagctctttgagccacctttttccaaacttgttcagtcggttgaaaatcctgggcttcaaaccctggaggatcatgccattggcacgctccacttgaccgttggtcttggggtgagccactgccgcccagtccacacgtatgtggtgtctgtcgcagaactGCAAGAACTTTCgtccggtgaactgtgtgccgttgtcggtgattatggagttcggtaccccaaatcgatggatgatgtccgTGAAAAACAACACTGCTTGCTCAGCCTTGATCCTTGTAATGGGTCggacttcgatccacttggagaacttgtcgatggcgACAAGTAAGTGtgtgaagcccccgggcgctttctgcagaggcccgaccaggtcgaggccccagacagcgaaaggccaggtgatggggatcgtttgCAGGGCCTGAGCGGGTAGATGTATCTGCCGGGCATAAAATTGACATCCCTTACAGGCCCTGACGATATCTGTGGCATCGGCTacggcggtgggccagtagaaaccttgtcggaaggcatttcctaccaacgtccgaggcgcggcgtgatggccacaagcccccgagtgaatGTCCTGTAGGAGCTTGACCCCCTCTTGATGTGGGACGCACCGCATGAGGACGCCCGAGGGGCTTCGCTTGTACATCTCCCCATCAAGGAGGATAAAGGTCTTGGCATGACGAGCCACGCGCCTTGCTTCGGCCTGGTCGAGGGGCA is a window from the Sorghum bicolor cultivar BTx623 chromosome 5, Sorghum_bicolor_NCBIv3, whole genome shotgun sequence genome containing:
- the LOC110435970 gene encoding skin secretory protein xP2-like, with protein sequence MEEDDAVPAAGGIEAPEGSMARGGSEAPEGTQAPEGGQPVPHIVVEDEDSAPREDPAPVSPQEGEKVSGAELVEPPHPVVPEGRAGPTPTSGAGASAPVEVSQAEAIMAPPAPSAGEAGVQPTAPGAAGDPQGAPSSRKKSAPRAR